A stretch of Saccharothrix texasensis DNA encodes these proteins:
- a CDS encoding TIR domain-containing protein, whose translation MAGVFVNYRAKDNPVAAAAIARVLTDNFGRELVFRDCVSMAPGEPYPQAIRQALREADVLVAVVGPDWLAVDPSTGRPRVEAEDDWVRMEIAHALSHGIPVVPVLLHDTPENARAPRHHELPSSIRRFASIQAARFSQRRFDQDMAALVERLVDLVPTLAVPRLFVQPVPTPGADVAPSVLLRAEHGVVPFSGRQRELADLVAWANDPATSAVRLLVGRPGSGRRRLALELCDRLRRTGWFAGVLDGEAPAAQIRRAGTVDKPLLVVVPDGELRSERLAVLAEALVDRSSARGATSRLLVLGRSAGTWLTPLRDHADRRVAALFADADRVGAMALDGVPAGATPEAAVAAFADVLGLPVRPQPAGRPETVLDLHALALGAVLGSADRGDPPARVLDHDRDRWRAATGDHSAPETARTALAVIGTLATLCAPASRERAEALIARLPEVLGEDSAAVQEYVGLFSRLYPGPHPVNALSPDLLGERLVADTLTAQPLLVTTLVAVFPDEWLTSALTVLGRALPRRHDLAPVVQSLFRAAPHRVEPLVFDVVTRLADPEPLARAIAEEMATVDRQVPDVVSLLMKLAGADQARDPLRGATIDAMLDAARKFTDRLAEHSGTTVPPHVRRIVDAATDTVRDFLVGGLDPGSGRMPIKPDGKPILPPGTLTLLRDLFHTRPKGDEEEDG comes from the coding sequence GTGGCAGGCGTGTTCGTCAACTACCGGGCCAAGGACAACCCCGTCGCCGCCGCCGCGATAGCCCGGGTCCTGACCGACAACTTCGGCCGGGAGCTGGTGTTCCGGGACTGCGTCTCGATGGCACCCGGCGAGCCCTACCCCCAGGCCATCCGCCAGGCCCTGCGCGAAGCCGACGTCCTGGTCGCCGTCGTCGGCCCGGACTGGTTGGCCGTGGACCCGTCGACGGGGAGACCACGCGTCGAGGCCGAGGACGACTGGGTCCGGATGGAGATCGCGCACGCGCTGAGCCACGGCATCCCCGTCGTCCCCGTGCTGCTGCACGACACCCCGGAGAACGCCCGCGCCCCGCGGCACCACGAGCTGCCCTCCAGCATCAGGCGGTTCGCGAGCATCCAGGCCGCGCGCTTCAGCCAGCGGCGGTTCGACCAGGACATGGCCGCCCTGGTGGAACGCCTGGTCGACCTCGTGCCCACGCTCGCCGTGCCGCGGCTGTTCGTGCAGCCCGTGCCCACGCCGGGGGCCGACGTGGCGCCGAGCGTGCTGTTGCGGGCGGAACACGGCGTGGTGCCGTTCTCGGGTCGGCAGCGGGAGCTCGCGGACCTGGTGGCGTGGGCCAACGACCCGGCCACCAGCGCGGTGCGCCTCCTCGTGGGCCGTCCGGGGTCGGGGCGGCGGCGGCTGGCGTTGGAGTTGTGCGACAGGCTGCGCCGCACCGGGTGGTTCGCCGGTGTGCTCGACGGCGAGGCGCCCGCGGCCCAGATCCGCAGGGCCGGCACGGTCGACAAACCCCTCCTGGTCGTCGTCCCGGACGGCGAACTGCGGTCCGAGCGGTTGGCGGTGCTGGCGGAAGCGCTCGTCGACCGCTCGTCTGCCCGCGGCGCCACGAGCAGGTTGCTGGTGCTCGGGCGATCGGCCGGCACCTGGCTGACCCCGTTGCGCGACCACGCGGACCGCCGGGTCGCCGCGCTGTTCGCCGACGCCGACCGCGTCGGCGCGATGGCCCTCGACGGCGTTCCGGCCGGTGCGACGCCCGAGGCGGCGGTGGCGGCGTTCGCGGACGTGCTCGGGCTACCGGTGCGGCCGCAACCCGCCGGGCGGCCGGAGACGGTGCTCGACCTGCACGCGCTCGCCCTGGGCGCGGTCCTCGGGTCGGCCGACCGCGGGGACCCGCCGGCCCGGGTGCTCGACCACGACCGCGACCGGTGGCGCGCGGCGACCGGCGACCACAGCGCCCCGGAGACCGCCCGGACCGCGCTCGCGGTGATCGGGACGCTCGCCACGCTGTGCGCCCCGGCCTCGCGGGAACGGGCGGAGGCGCTCATCGCCAGGCTCCCCGAGGTCCTCGGGGAGGACTCCGCGGCCGTGCAGGAGTACGTCGGGCTCTTCTCCCGGCTGTACCCGGGACCGCACCCGGTGAACGCGCTGAGCCCCGACCTGCTCGGCGAGCGCCTCGTCGCGGACACCCTGACCGCGCAACCCCTGCTCGTCACGACCCTCGTCGCCGTGTTCCCGGACGAGTGGCTCACCTCGGCGTTGACCGTGCTCGGCCGGGCGCTCCCGCGGCGCCACGACCTGGCGCCCGTCGTCCAGTCCTTGTTCCGCGCCGCGCCCCACCGGGTCGAGCCGCTCGTCTTCGACGTGGTCACCAGGCTGGCGGACCCCGAGCCCCTGGCCAGGGCGATCGCCGAGGAGATGGCGACCGTCGACCGGCAGGTGCCCGACGTCGTCTCGCTGCTCATGAAGCTCGCCGGCGCGGACCAGGCCCGCGACCCGTTGCGCGGCGCCACGATCGACGCGATGCTCGACGCGGCCCGGAAGTTCACCGACCGGCTCGCGGAGCACAGCGGCACCACCGTGCCGCCACATGTCAGGCGCATCGTCGACGCCGCGACCGACACGGTGCGCGACTTCCTGGTGGGCGGCCTGGACCCCGGATCGGGGCGCATGCCGATCAAGCCGGACGGGAAGCCGATCCTGCCTCCGGGGACGCTGACCCTCCTCCGCGACCTGTTCCACACGCGCCCGAAGGGCGACGAGGAGGAAGACGGCTGA
- a CDS encoding helix-turn-helix domain-containing protein: MTSPRLQDHLTSPAAFLGAVRVEIRRAGLSLPDLAQDVGRSTEVVRVAVQQRVREWHFYRKVLSACAADRSTVEHLHEAWKRLDTSRRGGAGPTNVVPISPHVPDAQRQRPRAVPVADDELEARTPAEFISLLRRVQVRSGLTPAEVATRGGIPRSTAYRFVNDQKNSSLPTKMDQVRAFVVACGLPEPQVEKVVVLWCELQGGAVPVDHPEAVEEPVEHREEVEPDHPAAARGADRAAGPPNVRDVVLPLLTSLARPVLAMACVLVATGTTAAVVISIGALPAGARLLAVVLMAVLFTVIGVSWCVSANQQTATRCHHPHPVPHGGLVIEDDGGVPAVIGLTDRDDDRAESRRVG, encoded by the coding sequence ATGACGTCACCGCGGCTGCAGGATCACCTGACTTCGCCGGCGGCGTTCCTCGGCGCCGTCCGGGTCGAGATCAGGCGGGCCGGTTTGTCGCTCCCCGACCTGGCCCAGGACGTGGGCCGGTCGACCGAGGTCGTGCGGGTCGCCGTGCAGCAGCGCGTCCGCGAGTGGCACTTCTACCGGAAGGTCCTGAGCGCCTGCGCGGCCGACAGGTCCACGGTCGAGCACCTGCACGAGGCGTGGAAGCGGTTGGACACCTCGCGGCGCGGCGGCGCAGGACCGACGAACGTGGTGCCGATCTCGCCGCACGTGCCCGATGCGCAGCGGCAGCGACCGCGCGCCGTGCCCGTGGCGGACGACGAGCTGGAGGCCCGCACCCCGGCGGAGTTCATCTCCCTGCTGCGCCGGGTCCAGGTGCGCTCCGGGCTCACCCCGGCCGAGGTCGCCACCCGCGGCGGCATCCCCCGCAGCACGGCCTACCGGTTCGTCAACGACCAGAAGAACTCCTCGCTGCCCACGAAGATGGACCAGGTCCGGGCGTTCGTCGTCGCGTGCGGGCTGCCCGAGCCGCAGGTCGAGAAGGTCGTGGTGCTCTGGTGCGAGCTGCAGGGCGGAGCCGTCCCGGTCGACCACCCGGAGGCGGTGGAGGAACCTGTCGAGCACCGGGAGGAGGTCGAACCCGACCACCCGGCAGCCGCCCGCGGCGCCGACCGGGCGGCCGGCCCGCCGAACGTCCGCGACGTCGTCCTTCCCCTGCTGACCAGCCTGGCGCGTCCGGTGCTGGCCATGGCGTGCGTCCTGGTGGCGACGGGGACCACGGCGGCTGTGGTGATCTCCATCGGTGCGCTGCCGGCGGGGGCGCGACTCCTCGCGGTCGTGCTGATGGCGGTGCTGTTCACGGTGATCGGCGTGTCGTGGTGCGTCAGCGCCAACCAGCAGACCGCGACCAGGTGTCATCACCCCCACCCGGTGCCGCACGGCGGCTTGGTCATCGAGGACGACGGCGGAGTGCCGGCCGTGATCGGGCTGACCGATCGGGACGACGACCGTGCCGAGTCACGGCGCGTCGGCTGA
- a CDS encoding helix-turn-helix domain-containing protein encodes MRPEWPSGPFAALSERELEVLGVLASDKTDREIARYLGIGERTVRAHVGRIILKLGVASRVGAAVAFVEWNARENARRCGGSCMAEQPMVGLRTMAPHLS; translated from the coding sequence GTGCGCCCGGAATGGCCCTCGGGGCCCTTCGCCGCCCTCAGCGAGCGAGAGCTCGAAGTGCTCGGGGTGCTCGCGAGCGACAAGACCGACCGGGAGATCGCGCGTTACCTGGGTATCGGTGAACGCACCGTGCGCGCGCACGTGGGCCGGATCATCCTGAAACTGGGCGTCGCGTCACGGGTCGGCGCCGCGGTCGCCTTCGTCGAGTGGAACGCGCGTGAGAACGCCCGTCGATGTGGCGGTTCCTGCATGGCGGAACAGCCAATGGTGGGACTTCGGACAATGGCGCCACACTTGTCGTGA
- a CDS encoding S8 family serine peptidase gives MLALGVAAASAAPQAAAAGEAQKSGTTRVVTLISGDRVVLDGDRVAAVTAGAGREDIGYLTFHRRGHVHVVPRDAARPLAEGRLDARLFDVTGLVEAGYDDARRDRVPLIVQRSGDRAAALGALRVDRELPTVGAVATTAAKASGADWQALLTAPGVAKVWLDGVRRPVLDHSVPQIGAPAAWAAGYTGAGVKVGVVDTGVDGGHPDLVGREVAERNFTSDPDATDTIGHGTHVASTIASNSTRYRGVAPGAQLLDAKVCGQAGCAESAILDGLRWTAEQGADVVNVSLGGADGPEVDLLEEAVNTLSATHGTLFVVAAGNSGAAATVGSPGSAEAALTVGAVDRNDALADFSSRGPRVGDGGVKPDITAPGVDIVAAKSRSLPGAGPADHHAMSGTSMATPHVVGAAALLAQQHPDWPGDRLKAALMAAAEPNPDLTVFDQGSGRVDSAEVMTTTLTTSPPSVSLGVQQWPHDDDVPLSKALTYRNAGATPVTLDLDVQARNPDGTPGPAGTFSVSPAAVTVPAGGEAAVTVTGDGRSGAADGEYSGLVLARSGADVLLRTPVAVSREVESYDVRITQLDRSGQPEGNYSTLLIGVTNDRFSLITDADGDVTTRVPKGVYTAVSEQRFGEPDTTVLLRPDVTVTADTEVVFDTRASAPVTITPPEKGAKPRFGYVAFGRHHEDATAVMGLVYPQGFPSDLALGNSGPKLPAAAYGVLIGAEFTGAPVGGKPVSYRFAWQERGGAPTGFARRPGKGELTEVRTGFGPRRPGRIGEHSGRVTTADGIYGYGGVTASEPLSGAVDHVLAADTTWRWQLFQGTPETLESVLLSPDRTYRTGRRYAEAFGFPVIGPTPPHSASPYLFRVGDVVVADLWLFGDGSGNFGDSLTGTSRTTLHRDGEVVGETPLPGIGAFPVPPGPADYRLEVESSRSDEVSEFTTRVHSAWTFRSGTAPGEERQPLPLTVVRFTPELDANGAAVAGRPLAVPLVITQQAGGDHGRVRHVRVEVSFDDGGTWSDAPVIGRTALVRNAAAPGAYASLRVKGSDSKGNVFEQTLIRAYKLR, from the coding sequence GTGCTCGCGTTAGGGGTGGCCGCCGCGTCGGCGGCGCCGCAGGCGGCGGCGGCCGGTGAAGCGCAAAAGAGCGGCACGACCCGGGTCGTCACGCTCATCAGCGGTGACCGGGTCGTGCTCGACGGTGACCGGGTCGCCGCGGTCACCGCGGGCGCGGGCCGGGAGGACATCGGCTACCTGACCTTCCACCGCCGGGGCCACGTGCACGTCGTCCCGCGCGACGCGGCACGCCCGCTCGCCGAGGGCAGGTTGGACGCGCGGCTGTTCGACGTCACGGGCCTGGTCGAGGCCGGCTACGACGACGCCCGCCGCGACCGCGTGCCGCTGATCGTCCAGCGCTCCGGCGACCGGGCCGCGGCGTTGGGCGCGCTCCGGGTCGACCGCGAGCTGCCGACCGTGGGCGCGGTGGCCACGACGGCGGCCAAGGCGTCCGGGGCCGACTGGCAGGCGCTGCTGACCGCCCCGGGCGTGGCGAAGGTCTGGCTCGACGGCGTGCGCCGGCCCGTGCTGGACCACAGCGTCCCGCAGATCGGTGCGCCCGCCGCGTGGGCGGCCGGGTACACCGGTGCGGGCGTGAAGGTCGGCGTCGTGGACACGGGCGTCGACGGCGGGCACCCGGACCTGGTGGGCAGGGAGGTCGCCGAGCGCAACTTCACCAGCGACCCCGACGCCACCGACACCATCGGCCACGGCACGCACGTCGCGTCGACCATCGCGAGCAACAGCACGCGGTACCGCGGTGTCGCGCCGGGCGCGCAGCTGCTCGACGCCAAGGTGTGCGGGCAGGCGGGCTGCGCCGAGTCCGCGATCCTCGACGGCCTGCGCTGGACCGCCGAGCAGGGCGCGGACGTGGTGAACGTCAGCCTGGGCGGCGCCGACGGGCCGGAGGTCGACCTGCTGGAGGAAGCGGTCAACACCCTGTCCGCGACGCACGGCACGCTGTTCGTCGTCGCGGCCGGCAACAGCGGCGCCGCGGCGACCGTGGGCTCGCCGGGCAGCGCGGAGGCCGCGCTGACCGTCGGCGCGGTCGACCGGAACGACGCCCTCGCGGACTTCTCCAGCCGCGGCCCGCGCGTCGGCGACGGCGGGGTCAAGCCCGACATCACCGCGCCGGGCGTCGACATCGTGGCCGCCAAGTCGCGGAGCCTGCCGGGCGCCGGTCCGGCGGACCACCACGCCATGTCCGGCACGTCGATGGCGACGCCGCACGTCGTGGGCGCCGCCGCGCTGCTCGCGCAGCAGCACCCCGACTGGCCGGGCGACCGGCTCAAGGCCGCCCTGATGGCGGCGGCCGAGCCCAACCCCGACCTGACCGTGTTCGACCAGGGCTCCGGCCGCGTCGACTCGGCCGAGGTCATGACCACCACGCTCACCACGTCGCCACCGAGCGTCAGCCTGGGCGTCCAGCAGTGGCCGCACGACGACGACGTGCCGTTGAGCAAGGCGCTGACCTACCGCAACGCGGGCGCCACCCCGGTGACGCTCGACCTGGACGTGCAGGCGCGCAACCCGGACGGCACACCCGGTCCGGCGGGGACCTTCTCCGTCAGCCCGGCCGCGGTCACCGTCCCGGCGGGCGGCGAGGCGGCGGTGACGGTCACCGGCGACGGCAGGTCCGGCGCGGCCGACGGCGAGTACTCCGGCCTGGTCCTCGCCAGGAGCGGCGCGGACGTGCTGCTGCGCACGCCCGTCGCGGTCAGCCGCGAGGTGGAGAGCTACGACGTCCGGATCACCCAGCTCGACCGGTCCGGCCAACCGGAGGGCAACTACTCCACGCTGCTCATCGGGGTCACCAACGACCGGTTCAGCCTGATCACCGACGCGGACGGCGACGTCACCACCCGCGTGCCCAAGGGCGTCTACACCGCCGTGTCCGAGCAGCGCTTCGGCGAGCCCGACACGACGGTGCTGCTCCGGCCGGACGTCACGGTCACCGCCGACACCGAGGTGGTCTTCGACACGCGAGCCTCGGCGCCGGTGACGATCACGCCGCCCGAGAAGGGGGCCAAGCCCAGGTTCGGCTACGTCGCGTTCGGCAGGCACCACGAGGACGCGACGGCCGTGATGGGCCTGGTGTACCCGCAGGGGTTCCCCTCCGACCTGGCGCTGGGCAACAGCGGTCCGAAGCTGCCGGCGGCGGCGTACGGCGTGCTGATCGGCGCGGAGTTCACCGGCGCGCCGGTCGGCGGGAAACCGGTGTCCTACCGGTTCGCGTGGCAGGAGCGCGGCGGTGCGCCGACCGGGTTCGCGCGCCGCCCCGGCAAGGGCGAGCTGACGGAGGTCCGCACCGGGTTCGGCCCTCGCCGGCCCGGTCGGATCGGCGAGCACTCCGGCAGGGTGACGACCGCCGACGGCATCTACGGGTACGGCGGCGTGACCGCGTCGGAACCGCTGTCCGGCGCGGTCGACCACGTGCTCGCGGCGGACACGACCTGGCGCTGGCAGCTGTTCCAGGGCACACCGGAGACGCTGGAGTCGGTGCTGCTCAGCCCCGACCGCACCTACCGGACGGGCCGGAGGTACGCGGAGGCGTTCGGGTTCCCGGTCATCGGCCCCACACCGCCGCACTCGGCCTCGCCCTACCTGTTCCGCGTGGGTGACGTGGTGGTCGCCGACCTGTGGCTCTTCGGCGACGGCTCGGGCAACTTCGGCGACTCGCTGACCGGCACGTCCCGCACCACGCTGCACCGCGACGGCGAGGTGGTGGGCGAGACGCCGCTGCCCGGCATCGGGGCGTTCCCCGTGCCGCCGGGGCCGGCGGACTACCGGCTGGAGGTGGAGAGCTCGCGGTCGGACGAGGTCTCCGAGTTCACCACCCGGGTGCACTCGGCCTGGACGTTCCGCTCCGGCACCGCGCCCGGCGAGGAGCGGCAGCCCTTGCCGCTCACCGTCGTCCGCTTCACCCCTGAGCTGGACGCGAACGGCGCGGCCGTCGCCGGCCGACCGCTCGCCGTGCCGCTGGTCATCACCCAGCAGGCGGGCGGTGACCACGGGCGGGTGCGGCACGTGCGCGTCGAGGTGTCGTTCGACGACGGCGGCACGTGGTCCGACGCCCCGGTGATCGGCCGCACCGCGCTGGTCCGCAACGCCGCCGCGCCGGGCGCGTACGCCTCGCTGCGGGTGAAGGGCTCGGACAGCAAGGGCAACGTGTTCGAGCAGACCCTGATCCGCGCTTACAAGCTCCGGTAG
- a CDS encoding DUF4142 domain-containing protein translates to MSVFWRSTRAERRSLVVRLALVLAVTGTVGACGVSATSGWHDGDPPGHGVRKDTTIDAPHGPLYPADVKMLVAVAQAGLWEAPASEDVARRSTNPKVRAVAAQLAEEHHVLHKNNIAAADRLQVQLPQAPTPQQRGWRDEIRAASGDELDRVYVNLTRAAHGSVYMAIAAVRSTTENDVVRSSAAIAEDYVSRHMALLESTGLATSDALAVHSGTDARYQALPAPVDLVLGIVLLVAVGAGTLLVVRVGSRTRPEEAVEDEETEEGAWT, encoded by the coding sequence ATGAGCGTTTTCTGGCGTAGTACGCGCGCCGAGCGGCGGTCACTGGTCGTCCGGCTGGCACTCGTCCTGGCCGTCACCGGGACGGTCGGGGCGTGCGGGGTCTCGGCGACCAGCGGCTGGCACGACGGCGACCCACCGGGGCACGGCGTGCGGAAGGACACGACCATCGACGCGCCGCACGGCCCGCTGTACCCGGCCGACGTGAAGATGCTCGTCGCGGTCGCCCAAGCGGGTCTGTGGGAAGCGCCGGCGAGCGAGGACGTCGCCCGGCGCAGCACGAACCCGAAGGTGCGGGCGGTCGCGGCGCAGCTCGCCGAAGAGCACCACGTGCTGCACAAGAACAACATCGCGGCCGCGGACCGCCTGCAGGTCCAGCTGCCGCAGGCGCCGACCCCGCAGCAGCGGGGCTGGCGCGACGAGATCCGCGCGGCGAGCGGCGACGAGCTCGACCGGGTCTACGTCAACCTGACGAGGGCCGCGCACGGGTCGGTCTACATGGCCATCGCCGCGGTGCGGTCCACGACGGAGAACGACGTCGTCCGCTCCTCCGCCGCGATCGCCGAGGACTACGTGTCGCGGCACATGGCGCTGCTGGAGAGCACGGGCCTCGCCACGTCCGACGCGCTGGCGGTGCACTCCGGCACGGACGCGCGGTACCAGGCACTGCCCGCGCCGGTGGACCTCGTCCTCGGGATCGTCCTGCTGGTGGCGGTGGGCGCCGGGACGCTGCTCGTGGTCCGGGTCGGCTCGCGGACCCGGCCGGAAGAGGCCGTCGAGGACGAAGAGACCGAGGAAGGGGCGTGGACGTGA
- a CDS encoding 4Fe-4S domain-containing protein — MDVIAMTGLAADVLAVGYTGNDNGVRGVVALSARLSYLSLCLTLCWGVFTATGWVRRFTGHHALRSGHSMLATFTLATAAVHGFGFWFLDEQLVVGSQVVVPFLNGYVRHALGIIAFDLMVAIVVTAGMHRVFRYRNWLRFHQTAYAVFVLAAAHAWWGAWANGNFELVWLAGLTVSAPALALVAVRFVPPRALAKVGLIEGDAVRAAPVDKAAPLKVSVDNQRCHRYGFCQTEAPDVFQLQEDGRLAYRQSPDTTRNLDVLSAARSCPMRAIEVAGRDA; from the coding sequence GTGGACGTGATCGCGATGACGGGCCTGGCCGCCGACGTGCTCGCGGTGGGCTACACCGGGAACGACAACGGCGTGCGCGGCGTGGTGGCGCTCTCCGCGCGACTGTCCTACCTCTCGCTGTGCCTGACCCTGTGCTGGGGCGTGTTCACCGCCACCGGCTGGGTCCGCCGGTTCACCGGCCACCACGCGCTGCGCAGCGGGCACTCGATGCTGGCCACGTTCACCCTCGCGACCGCGGCGGTGCACGGGTTCGGGTTCTGGTTCCTGGACGAGCAGCTCGTCGTGGGCTCGCAGGTGGTGGTCCCGTTCCTCAACGGCTACGTCCGGCACGCCCTCGGCATCATCGCCTTCGACCTGATGGTGGCGATCGTCGTCACGGCCGGGATGCACCGCGTCTTCCGCTACCGGAACTGGTTGCGGTTCCACCAGACCGCGTACGCGGTGTTCGTGCTCGCCGCCGCGCACGCGTGGTGGGGAGCGTGGGCCAACGGCAACTTCGAGCTGGTGTGGCTCGCCGGTCTCACCGTCTCGGCGCCCGCCCTCGCGCTCGTGGCGGTGCGGTTCGTGCCGCCCAGGGCGCTGGCGAAGGTCGGGCTCATCGAGGGCGACGCGGTGCGGGCGGCGCCGGTCGACAAGGCGGCGCCGCTCAAGGTGAGCGTCGACAACCAGCGCTGCCACCGCTACGGCTTCTGCCAGACCGAGGCCCCCGACGTCTTCCAGCTCCAGGAGGACGGTCGGCTGGCCTACCGGCAGAGCCCTGACACCACCCGCAACCTGGACGTGCTCTCCGCGGCGCGGTCCTGCCCGATGCGGGCCATCGAAGTCGCCGGGAGGGACGCATGA
- a CDS encoding NAD(P)/FAD-dependent oxidoreductase yields the protein MNGLPRIVVVGAGIAGLCAAERLRELGFDGEIVIVGSESTMPVHRPMLSKQFLTGELAAADVLTAPAENLDATWRLNTPVSQLDPRRRVVHLPGGEELEYDGLVIASGVEPRRHPGGMNAHPRVVVVRTRADTRKMKNLLDRSREQVVVVGSGFIGCEVASSLRSMDRSVAIVGRTGTLMNNLLDNDLATRLTDLHRRNKVRLELGVTVRSWAGGASRAELLLSTGRTLGASCVVVAVGSVPAVSWLRDSGARLDNGVVCEATCHVEGMEDVVAAGDVASWPNLRFDGKPRRVEHWTNAIEMGRAAAESLLSGRESATPFTPVPRFWSEQHGLRIQAVGMPSVGVEHVSLDQVSTSQRSLTGYLRDGKLTGVIGFDRSVAVLDYGKKLRDASWPDTGATGDRQPPAQPLSHV from the coding sequence ATGAACGGATTGCCGAGGATCGTGGTCGTCGGAGCGGGCATCGCGGGCCTGTGCGCCGCCGAACGGCTGCGCGAGCTCGGGTTCGACGGTGAGATCGTCATCGTCGGCTCCGAGTCGACCATGCCGGTCCACCGCCCGATGCTCTCCAAGCAATTCCTCACCGGCGAGCTGGCCGCCGCGGACGTGCTGACGGCGCCCGCCGAGAACCTCGACGCGACCTGGCGGCTGAACACCCCGGTGTCCCAGCTGGACCCGCGCCGGCGGGTCGTGCACCTGCCCGGCGGTGAGGAGCTGGAGTACGACGGGCTGGTCATCGCGAGCGGGGTCGAGCCGCGCAGGCACCCCGGCGGGATGAACGCCCACCCGAGGGTCGTGGTGGTCCGCACCCGCGCGGACACGCGGAAGATGAAGAACCTGCTCGACCGCTCCCGGGAGCAGGTCGTGGTGGTCGGCTCGGGGTTCATCGGCTGCGAGGTCGCGTCGAGCCTGAGGTCCATGGACCGGTCCGTCGCGATCGTCGGGCGCACCGGCACGCTGATGAACAACCTCCTCGACAACGACCTGGCGACCCGGCTCACGGACCTGCACCGGCGCAACAAGGTCCGCCTCGAACTCGGCGTCACCGTGCGGTCCTGGGCGGGCGGCGCCTCCCGCGCCGAGCTGCTGCTGTCCACCGGCCGGACCCTCGGCGCGTCCTGCGTGGTCGTCGCGGTCGGCTCGGTGCCGGCGGTGTCCTGGTTGCGCGACTCCGGCGCCCGGCTGGACAACGGGGTCGTGTGCGAGGCCACGTGCCACGTCGAGGGGATGGAGGACGTGGTCGCGGCCGGCGACGTCGCCTCCTGGCCGAACCTGCGGTTCGACGGGAAACCGCGACGGGTCGAGCACTGGACCAACGCGATCGAGATGGGCCGGGCCGCGGCGGAGAGCCTGCTGAGCGGCCGGGAGTCGGCGACGCCGTTCACCCCGGTTCCCCGGTTCTGGTCCGAGCAGCACGGGCTGCGCATCCAGGCCGTCGGGATGCCGTCGGTCGGCGTCGAGCACGTCTCGCTCGACCAGGTGTCCACCTCGCAGCGATCGCTCACCGGCTACCTGCGGGACGGCAAGCTCACCGGAGTCATCGGGTTCGACCGCTCGGTGGCGGTGCTGGACTACGGGAAGAAGCTGAGGGACGCGTCGTGGCCGGACACCGGCGCGACCGGCGACCGGCAGCCGCCCGCGCAGCCGCTGTCGCACGTGTAG
- a CDS encoding DUF742 domain-containing protein, translated as MTVNRDRAVGVPDHRLVTTAKRGSPEPARFGGWTDYREWAEHDFRDRRAAEEPGPPTDAAIVVEALTDLVPIKVLVREENGGSRRSCLVPSSGVGGPEVELGPAPELGDAALIRPYVRPAERPDAQDDDFGFETVVELARPLVSLPAGEMSDDQRAVCRVCVVPQSVAEVAVAISAPLGLTRTIIGECIGNDYLRVHETAPLVNGLPSMDLLRRVYSGLSQLSDTR; from the coding sequence ATGACGGTGAACCGGGACCGGGCCGTGGGAGTTCCCGACCACCGCCTCGTGACGACGGCCAAGCGGGGCTCGCCCGAACCGGCGCGCTTCGGGGGGTGGACCGACTACCGCGAGTGGGCCGAGCACGACTTCCGCGACCGGCGGGCGGCGGAGGAACCCGGTCCGCCGACCGACGCGGCGATCGTGGTCGAGGCGCTGACCGACCTCGTGCCCATCAAGGTGCTGGTGCGGGAGGAGAACGGCGGGTCGAGGCGCTCCTGCCTGGTGCCGTCGAGCGGGGTGGGGGGCCCGGAGGTCGAGCTCGGCCCGGCGCCCGAGCTCGGCGACGCGGCGTTGATCCGGCCGTACGTGCGCCCGGCGGAACGTCCTGACGCCCAGGACGACGACTTCGGGTTCGAGACCGTGGTCGAGCTCGCCCGCCCCCTGGTGTCCCTGCCCGCCGGGGAGATGAGCGACGACCAGCGCGCGGTGTGCCGGGTGTGCGTCGTGCCGCAGTCGGTCGCCGAGGTCGCGGTCGCCATCTCCGCGCCGCTCGGCCTGACCCGGACGATCATCGGCGAGTGCATCGGGAACGACTACCTGCGCGTGCACGAGACGGCGCCCCTCGTCAACGGCCTGCCGTCGATGGACCTGCTCCGGCGGGTCTACTCCGGGCTGTCGCAGCTGTCCGACACCCGATGA